Proteins encoded in a region of the Raphanus sativus cultivar WK10039 chromosome 8, ASM80110v3, whole genome shotgun sequence genome:
- the LOC108818717 gene encoding dirigent protein 18 — translation MTKHSPLSLSTSIFLIVALFTATAALDPAPEDPIFELYMHDILGGSSPTARPITGLLGNIYNGQVPFAKQIGFVPPANGVAIPNANGAMPTVNGINGIPLGTGLSGTAFSGQNLNGIQTQLGPDGLSLGFGTITVIDDIITSGPDLGSQPLGKAQGVYVASSADGSTQMMAFTAMLEGGEYNDNLNFYGIYRIGSAMSHLSVTGGTGRFKNACGFAEVRPLIPAGQHFVDGAEMLLRIIVHLKY, via the coding sequence ATGACCAAACACTCACCACTCTCACTTTCAACATCAATCTTTCTCATCGTTGCTCTTTTTACTGCAACAGCCGCACTCGACCCTGCTCCCGAAGACCCGATTTTCGAACTGTACATGCATGATATACTTGGCGGAAGCAGTCCAACGGCAAGACCCATCACCGGTTTGCTTGGAAACATCTACAACGGTCAAGTACCTTTTGCTAAGCAGATCGGTTTTGTTCCGCCAGCAAACGGTGTAGCCATACCAAATGCAAACGGCGCAATGCCAACGGTCAACGGTATCAACGGTATTCCTCTAGGTACCGGTTTATCCGGTACAGCGTTTTCAGGTCAGAATCTAAATGGGATTCAGACACAACTGGGACCTGATGGTCTGAGTCTTGGCTTTGGGACGATCACGGTGATTGACGACATAATCACATCCGGTCCTGACTTGGGTTCTCAGCCGCTTGGTAAAGCTCAGGGGGTGTATGTTGCAAGCTCAGCAGATGGAAGCACACAGATGATGGCTTTCACAGCTATGCTTGAAGGTGGAGAGTACAATGATAATCTCAATTTCTATGGAATTTACAGAATCGGAAGCGCCATGTCGCATCTGTCTGTGACTGGAGGAACAGGAAGGTTCAAGAACGCTTGTGGGTTTGCAGAGGTAAGGCCGTTGATTCCTGCAGGTCAACACTTTGTTGATGGTGCAGAGATGCTGTTGAGGATCATTGTCCATCTTAAGTACTGA
- the LOC108819186 gene encoding probable transcription factor At1g61730, with product MGKKKLNPLEDPPKSSSSDDDEMETQSGEEEEAEEQISDDSDSSSSEEEKDGLWNPVIIPPLKKPKTSVASPSKQRSKRSSEEMEAPHAKKRSKKKKPLFQRLWSEEDEISLLQGMIDFKSGTGKSPYEDMDGFYELIKKSISFEASKYQTAEKIRSLRKKYVKRGVESISKSHDMGCFNLSKYIWGSNGLALKSNVKKSDSVKPHGQEVEKEVESDANLEVNGENGDKEEEDREMLVNGKKVQVDKQVLVNGDSSASDWFEDSFLVGSIGSLGVGERFVKERWSMVAVETKKKMEEKWKLLQAKEMELVLEKTDFMREVGSVIAEAS from the coding sequence ATGGGTAAGAAGAAACTCAACCCCTTAGAAGACCCACCAAAGTCATCTTCAAGCGACGACGATGAAATGGAAACTCAATCcggagaggaggaagaagctgaagaaCAGATATCCGATGATTCCGATTCCTCTTCATCTGAGGAAGAAAAAGACGGTCTCTGGAATCCCGTCATCATTCCGCCTCTAAAGAAACCAAAAACTTCCGTCGCGAGTCCTTCGAAACAGAGATCTAAGCGTTCGAGTGAAGAGATGGAGGCGCCGCATGCAAAAAAGCGgtccaagaagaagaaacctctGTTTCAGAGACTGTGGAGCGAAGAAGATGAGATCTCTCTGCTACAAGGTATGATCGACTTCAAATCTGGGACGGGGAAGAGTCCGTACGAAGATATGGATGGTTTCTATGAACTCATCAAGAAATCCATTAGCTTTGAGGCTAGCAAGTACCAAACTGCTGAGAAGATTAGGTCTTTGAGGAAGAAGTATGTGAAGAGAGGTGTAGAATCTATCTCCAAATCTCATGATATGGGATGTTTTAACTTGTCCAAATATATTTGGGGATCTAATGGATTGGCGCTCAAGTCTAATGTGAAGAAGAGTGACTCTGTCAAACCTCATGGTCAAGAGGTAGAGAAAGAAGTTGAATCTGATGCTAATTTGGAAGTTAATGGTGAAAATGGtgacaaggaagaagaagatagggAGATGCTGGTTAACGGTAAGAAGGTACAAGTAGATAAACAAGTGTTGGTTAATGGAGATTCGAGTGCATCTGACTGGTTTGAAGACTCGTTTCTTGTTGGATCCATTGGGAGTTTGGGTGTGGGTGAACGGTTTGTGAAAGAGAGATGGAGCATGGTGGCTGTGGAGACtaagaagaaaatggaagagAAGTGGAAGCTGTTGCAGGCCAAAGAAATGGAACTTGTGTTGGAGAAGACTGACTTTATGCGTGAGGTTGGCTCTGTAATTGCTGAAGCATCTTAG
- the LOC108818716 gene encoding protein PAM71-homolog, chloroplastic, whose amino-acid sequence MSVTSFSNSANSTASASVYSVRKLPFLSVSESLPCPKSSRKPPSPPLRCRWRSRSDLLCGKFTVHASNAGVGSGSEEDGSQSSSLDQSSQESLKPQGPFPYSLSIALVLLSCGLVFSLITFVKGGPSSVLAAVAKSGFTAAFSLIFVSEIGDKTFFIAALLAMQYEKTLVLLGSMGALSLMTVLSVVIGKVFQSVPAQFQTTVPIGEYAAIALLMFFGLKSIKDAWDLPQAEAKNGEESGIELGEYTEAEELVKEKASKKLTNPLEILWKSFSLVFFAEWGDRSMLATVALGAAQSPWGVASGAIAGHLVATLLAIMGGAFLANYISEKVVGYVGGALFLVFAAATFFGVF is encoded by the exons ATGAGTGTTACAAGCTTTAGCAATAGTGCTAACTCCACAGCATCAGCATCTGTGTATTCAGTACGGAAACTCCCTTTTCTATCCGTGTCTGAATCGTTGCCTTGCCCGAAGAGTTCTAGAAAACCACCGTCTCCTCCTT TAAGATGTAGATGGAGATCAAGATCGGATTTGCTTTGTGGAAAATTTACTGTTCATGCATCAAATGCTGGTGTTGGATCTGGGAGTGAGGAGGATGGATCTCAAAGTAGTTCTCTTGATCAGTCTTCACAAGAAAG CTTAAAACCTCAAGGGCCATTCCCTTACTCTTTATCGATAGCACTTGTACTACTGAGTTGCGGTTTGGTATTCTCTCTAATCACTTTTGTCAAGGGAGGACCATCCTCAGTTCTAGCAGCAGTAGCAAAATCAGGCTTCACCGCAGCCTTCTCACTGATCTTCGTTTCTGAGATTGGTgacaag ACATTTTTTATTGCTGCTTTGTTGGCTATGCAATACGAGAAAACATTG GTCCTTTTAGGTTCAATGGGAGCTTTATCGTTGATGACTGTCTTATCGGTTGTTATCGGGAAGGTTTTTCAATCCGTGCCTGCTCAGTTCCAGACAA CTGTACCGATAGGAGAATATGCTGCAATTGCGCTTCTCATGTTCTTTGGATTGAAATCCATCAAGGATGCATGGGATCTTCCACAAGCTGAAGCCAAGAATGGTGAGGAGAGTGGTATAGAACTCGGTGAATACACTGAAGCTGAGGAACTCGTTAAAGAAAAGGCGTCTAAAAAGTTGACAAACCCACTTGAAATCCTCTGGAAATCATtcagccttgtcttctttgcT GAATGGGGAGATCGGTCAATGCTTGCAACTGTTGCGCTTGGGGCTGCACAG TCACCATGGGGAGTTGCGAGTGGTGCTATTGCTGGACACTTAGTGGCAACATTGCTTGCAATCATGGGCGGCGCGTTCTTAGCCAACTATATCTCCGAGAAAGTG GTGGGATACGTTGGTGGAGCTCTCTTCTTAGTCTTTGCTGCAGCTACATTCTTCGGAGTGTTCTGA